The nucleotide sequence gaaagagagagtgaaaaaatccCATTAAAAAGCATCAGCAAAACaccttaggaataaacttaaccaaggggGTGAAAGACACATATgctgaaaaccataaaacattgataaaggaaattgaagatattcaaggaaatggaaagatatcccatgcccTTGTGTTGGaagaatattgtcaaaatgaccatACCACcgaaagcaatctacagatttaatgtgatccctatcaaaatactcatgacattttcacagaattagaacaaataatcctaaagtttatatagaaccacaaaagacccagaactgccaaagcaactctgagagaaaagaaaaaaggtagagACATAACTCTCCAGTCTTCACGCTATACTACAAATCAGCatagtattggcacaaaaatagacataaaGATAAATGGTACAGAATCACTCACCTACAGTCAGTTAATCTTTGATAGAGGAGACAAAAGTATACaagagagaaaagatagtctcttcaagaAGTAGTGTTAagttggacagctacatgtgaatcatgaaattagaacactctctcacaccatatacaaaaataaactcaaaatggtttaaagacctaacAGTGAGACATGAAACCAGCTtccctagtggtgaagaatccccctgccagtgcaggagacacaggttctatctctggtctgggaggatcccacaaaccacaaagaaatgaagccagtgaaccacaactattgagcttctgctctagagcccagcaACTGCAACCACGGAGCCCACGTGCCAAAACTAATGAAGCCCATTAGTTTCATTCCAGGGCCCACGgtctgaaacaagagaagtcaccataaTGAGAGGCCTGCACACCATGACTAGAGAGTTGCCGGTGatccccgcaactagagaaaaagctaGCACAGCAACAGAGATGcaatagccaaaataaataaattaaagaaaacatagCCAAATGGGACttcatcaaaaattttttaaaaaagacatgaaGCCACAAAAAatctagaagagaacataggcaaaaccttctctgacataaatcatagcaatattttcttagatcatttctgcaaggcaaaagaaatgaaagcaaaaataagcaaatgggacctaattcaaCTTCAAAGCTTTTAAATAAcaaggaaaccattaacaaaataaaaagacaatctacagaatgggagaaaatacttgcaaatgatgtgactaacAAGGGGttactatccaaaatatacaaataattcaaacattcaatattgaaaaaaaaaaacccaatcaaaaaatggacagaattcttgaatagacacttctccaaagagaatggtcaacaggcacataaaaagatgcacaatattactaattattagagaaatgcaaatcaaaaccataatgcaatattacctcacactggtcaaaatggttatcatcaaaaagtgtacagacagtaaatgctggagaggatgtacaGAAAAGGAATCCTGTGTACACTGTTgaagggaatgtaaactggtgcagcacCTCTGAAAaagagtatggagtttccttaaaaaactaaaactacaggtaccatatgatccagcaatcccactcctggatatatcTGCTTAAGATgaaaactccaattaaaaaacatacgtgcatcccaatgttcatcagttcagttcagttcagtcacttggttgtgtctgactctttgtgaccccatagactgcagcactccaggcctccctgtccaccaccaactcccggagcttactcaaactcatctccattgagttggtgatgccatccaaccacctcatcctctgtcatccccttctcctcctgcctacaatctttctcagcatcagggtctttacatatgagtcagttcttcgcatcaggtggccaaagtattggagtttcagcttcagtatcagccttccaatgactattcagaactgatttcctttaggattgactggttggatttccttgcagtctaagggactctcaagagtcttcttcaacatcacagttcaaaagcatcaattcttcagcactcagctttctttatagtccaactctcacatccatacatgaccactgaaaaaaccatagccttgactagacgaacctttatTGACAaggtaatctctctgctttttaatatgctgtctaggttggtcataactttccttccaaggagcaagagtcttctaatatcatggctgcagtcaccatctgcagtgattttggagtccaaaaagacagtctgtcactgtttccactgtttccccatctatttgccatgaagtgataggactagatgccatgatcttagttttctgaatgttgagctttaagccgactttttcactctcctcttttactttcatcaagaggctctttagttcttcttcactttctgccatgatggtggtgtcatctgtgtatctgaggttattgatatttctcctggcaatattgattccagcttgtgcttcatccagcctggcattctgcatgatgtattctgaatataacttaaataagtaaggtgacaatatacagccttgacatactccttttcctatttggaaccagtctgttgttccatgtcccattttaactgttgcttcttgacctgcatacagatttctcaggaggcaggtcaggtgttcatagcagcactctttacaatagtcCAGACATGGAAATAACTGCCACAGTGCCCATCAATATATGATTGACTTAACATATTTTAGGAAGataactcaaccataaaaaagaataaaacttgccatttgcagcaacaaatgGACCTAGAGTATATTATACTAAGTAAAGAGGGACAGACAAGGCAAatatatcacttataagtggaatataaaacataatacaaatgaatctatatacaaaacagaaacagactcatagaaaataaatttatggttaccatatGGGAAAGTAGAGGAGGAGTAGGAGTATAAGATTAATTGACACAAActactgtacaggagacagggatcaataccatccgcaagaaaaagaaatgcaaaaaagcaaaatagctggaGGAGGCCTtagcaaatagctgtgaagagaagtgaaaggcaaaggagaaaaggaaagatacactcatttgaattcagagttccaaagaatagcaaggaagataagaaagccttcctcagtgatcagtgcaaagaaatagaggaaaacaatagaatgggaaagactagagatctcttcaagaaaattagagataccaagggaaaatttcatgcaaagatggactcaataaaggacagaaatggtatagacctaacagaagcagaagatattaagaagaggtggccataatacacagaagaactgtacaaaaaagatctgcatgacccaaataatcacgaaggtgtgatcactcacctagagccagacatcctggaatgtgaagtcaagtgggccttaggaagcatctctatgaacaaagctagtggaggtaatggaattccagttgagctatttcaagtcctaaaagatgaggctgtgaaagtgctgcgctcaataggccagcaaatttggaaaactcagcagtggccacaggactagaaaaggtcagttttcattccaatctctaagaaaagcaatgccaaagagtgttcaaattactgcacaattgtactcatctcacatgctagtaaagtaatgctcaaaattctccaagccaggcttcagcaatatgtgaactgtgaacttccagatgttcaagctggttttagaaaaggcagaggaaccagagatcaaattgccaacatctgctggatcatgaaaaaagcaagagcgttccagaaaaacatctatttctgctttattgactatgccaaagccttttgactgtgtggatcacaataaactgtggaaaattctgaaagagatgggaataccaaaccacctgatctgcctctttagaaacctgtatgcaggtcaggaagcaacagttacaactggacatggaacaacagactggttccaaataggaaaaggagtacgtcaaggctgtatattgtcaccctgattatttaacttatatgcagagtacatcaggataaacgctgggctggatgaagcacaagctggaatcaaggttgccaggagaaatatcaataacctcagatatgcagacgacaccacccttatggtagaaagtgaagaagaactaaagagcctcttgatgaaaatgaaagaagagagtgaaaaagttggcttaaagctcaacattcagaaaactaacatcatggcatctggtcccgtcactttatggcaaatagatggggaaacagtggaaacagtggctgactttatttgggggggggctccaaaatcactgcagatggtgattgcagccatgaaattaaaagactcttgctccttggaaggaaagttatgaccaacctagacagcatattaaaaagcatagacattacttggtcaacaaaggtctgtcttgtcaaggctattgttttcccagtagtcatgtgtggatgtgagagttggactataaagaaagctgagtgctgaagaattgatgctttttaactgtggtgttggagaagactcttgagagtcccttggactgcaaggagatccaaccagtccatcctaaaggagatcagtcctggctgttcattggaaggattgatgctgaagccgaaactccaatactttggccacctgatgcaaagagttgactcatttggaaagaccctgatgctgggaaagattgaggacaggaggagaaggggatgacagaggatgagatggttggatggcatcaccaactcaatggagatgagtttgagtaagctataggattggtgatggacagggaggcctggcgtgctgtggtccatgggatcatgaagtgttggacaggactgagcaactgaactgaactgaatgcaaggAAGTGCCATAGCTGAGTTTGATGGAGAGAACAAAGTATCACCTTGAAATCCTAGCTTTTTGTTGAGTTAGGGACGAAATAAGAATTGGGTTTGACTGCCTTGAAGAAAGGCTAAGAGTATTCTATACATAAGAAGGAGGGTCTAGACTAGTCTAACCTCGTGGAGTCCATACGCAGGACTAGGTACCTCCCTTCAGGAGTGCCATGTGGTGCTGCCCAGTGATTGTCTTAGTCACTCCGCTGTGTCCaacatttgtgaccccatggactgtggcccaccagcctccttcgcccatgggatttttcaggcaagaagactggagtgggttgccatttcctccttccggGGATCTTGCAgagccagggatccaacctgcatttcctgcgtctcctgcattgtaggcagattctttacttgctgaaCCATGGAGGGAGCCTCAAGAAGGAGGGTAAAAAAGGTTAATGATAATCAGAAGAAGTAAAGTTGAAGAAACAATCAGCCTATAACCAAATCCATGTTCTTCTCTTCCTATATACACAGTCTCCCTTTTCGGTACACTGCAGTATTATGATTGATTTTAGGATTGAAAGTGATATACATCACTTACATTTCTAGTTCATAATCCCCTCACAGTCAGAATCCCCTGTGAATTTTCCCCTTCCAGCTGAAACAGATGAGAACTGGATCAATGAAGAAAGTCATgtgtagggactttcctggcagtctagtggttaagacttccccttccacTGCAGTGgatgcaggttgaatccctgaCTGGAGAGCTAGGATCTCACACGCCTCGTGGCCAAAATGCCAAGGcttaaagcagaaacaatactgAAACTTACGTGTGGAAAATGCCTGAATGATAAGATGGAGTCTAGAACTTTGAATCATCAGTTGGGGTAGAGGAGTCTATCAATTAGGAACATGTGATTTATATTTATCGTGAATGAGAAATTAACTTCTATTTTGTCAGTTTACTTAGATATTGAAAAATATCTGTAAGTTCAGTTAACGTTActataaaaaatacacacatacaatgcAATAAAATTCCTTAACTGCACTCACTCAATTATTGGGCCTATTCCTCAGTACAGGGACATGAATATGAGGCTTAAGGATTTCAGTTGTTAACAGAAACAGTCCTACAGACTTAGAGAGTGAATTTATGGTGACCAGAGGGTTAGGGGTCAGGGAGAGGGCTAGATCGGGAGTCCGGGATTGATACATagacactgctatatttaaaatgggtgatggagcttccctggtggtgcagtgattaagagtctgccttggagtatgaggggacatgggtttgatccctgggcagggaacaggggtcccacatgctggggagcagcCGAGCCCCTGTGCCGCAACTacagagtccatgctccacaactgcAGAGCCAGTAGTGACAGGGTGTAGTTATGCAACCCCAGAGTCCGCAGAATAGATAcgtgtacatgtataactgagtcacttttctgtacacctgaaactaacacaacattgttaatcagcaatactccagtataaaataaaaagctaaaaaaagaatttcagttgTCATTTTATGTGCAAtgagaaattatgaacaacattTAAATGGGGGCAAGCACGTGTTATGGTGTGGTAGTGAAAcagtatacattttataaaaaccaGTCCTGtgtcactgtggaaaatagaTAGGATGACTGTGTTAGGAGATGCAGATAGTAGAGTTAGGAGGTTATTTAATAAGCCAGGGAAGAGACGAATGTATTTTAGATTTTAGTACTGActgcataaaaagaaatattggaTTTAAGACGTCATTGGTAGAGCAAATCCTGGTTTGTGACCCTATTTTCTGTGACAGGAAACCCTGGAGGAATACCAGATTTGACGGCGGAATAGAGGATGACCACACTTTCCGATTTGGACGTGTTACTTCAGGTACCTTTGGGAGTTTCAAGTGAGCAAGTCAGGTAGGTAGTTGGGGAGtggcagcattaaaaaaaaaaaaaagaggaaggaaagcaagCTTATTCTAAATTCTGttcagagatatttttaaacatgtcCCAGAGTGAACCTTGAGGGCACAATGAGAGTTTTAATTGTTATAACTATAAGGGTATGATGATTTGATGATTAGCTCACAATGCCCAGCAGAACAACTTTGACTTCATCTTACCTACTGGGAATACCTTGGAAGCATTAAGGGAATTTCAGAACTTTTTAAGAATGGGTTTGCAAATAGGAGAAAGAAATGTTACATTCTTCCAGTTTTATGTTtccaagaaaaagcaatgcatAAAGAATTGTGCTTCATTTCTGTACCTTTTATGTTACTTTAAGAAAACCAGCACATTTTCAGTTTCTCATATTTTACAGGAGTTGGGTGAGGATGcagacattttcatattttcattattatagctttgtaatTTGTCTGTATGATAAGAAAATATCTAAGTAAGATATTAAAACCCTAGAcaggcctttttcttttttaagccagCAAACAAAATCTGGGCAAGCAAGTAAATGTTTGTCTAAACATGAATATTTCTGTTAGAATTTTTGCTGTGTAGATAAcacatttattgagatatttcTTAATAAGAAACTTTGTtaatagaagaattaaaaatagaaaaaatagtagtgataagaaaaaaatcaaggtttattttataaatatgaagttttaaaaattgagacatAAGCTATGAGCCCTAAAGTTAACTTACTTGTAATTTTCAGAATGGGAATTCTGGCTTCAggcttattatatataataaaaattctttaatttcatggaatCATGAATATATACACTAAAGTCACTAAAGATAACTTTAAAAGGCTCTGTGCTATCTAactcttgaaaaaaaattcacaaaagttACTATTCTTGtctaaattatattaatacattatagGAACTAAGAGTAAGGATAGCAATGATTTAGTTATTTGAGATTCTAAAAAGAGTCGGGCCAATTTATGCAggataaatatttcttaagtttCTTAATTTCCAGTTAAAATTTctgagatatgtgtgtgtgtgtgtgtgtatatatatatatatttgctgctTTTCTCATGGTACTGTTATTCTGACTTTTACTCTCCTCTACTTCAATTATTACCATCTCTACTCTCACTCCAGAAAAACCAGTGCTATAAACTTAGTGTCTATTCACGTTTCTCAATGCAAAAGAGAGAGTTAAAAAATACATTGCTTGTTTTACAATGATAAGACCATAGATTTTACACTTCTTTGAATCTTGCTTTTCTGAGATAATTATACATTGTGGAaattccaaaattaaaattaggTAGAATAGCTCTTTTTTCATGATTGAATTATATTCCATAATATGAATGTACTCTGgtttatttaaccatttcccTGTTGACGCATCTTGTCTttgctgtcgtgtccaactctttgctatcccatggactgcagcatgccagccttccttgtccttcactgtctcccagaatttgctcaaactcatgtccattgagttggtgatgccatacaaccatctcatcctctgtcaaccccttctcctcttgctctcaatctttcccagcaacagggtcttttccaatgagtcagctattctcatcaggtggccaacgtattgaagcttcagcttcagcatcagtccttccaatggatattaaggagtgatttcctttaggattgacttgtttgatctccttgaagtccaagggactctcaagagtcttctccagcaccacaatttgaaaacatcaattctttgatgttcagccttctttatgccaACTCACAAGTCTGTGaatgactattggaaagaccatagctttgacaagatgaaCCTTTGTTAGCATAgtgatatctttacttttctgtctaggtttgtcatagctctttttccaaggaggaaatgtcttttaattttgtggctgcagtcaccgtctacagtgattttggagcctaagaaaataaaatctgtcactgtttccactttttccccttctacttgccatgaagtgatgggaccggatgccatgatcttacatttttgaacgctgagttttaagccaggtttttcactcttgtctttcaccctcctcaaaaggctctttagttcctcttcactttctgccattagggtggtatcatttgcatatttgaggttgttgatatttcttcagcaatcttaattccagctgtgagtcatccagcccagcatttcacatgaggtactctgcatataagttaaataagcaaggtgacaatatatagccttgatgtactccttttccaattttgagaaACCTACGAACAGCATGGTCTTTGCTACTCTGAACAATAATGAAGTaaatattctttgtatatttatatttgcatagcagtgcttttatttctaggacacatatatatatatatacatgaatgatagatgaaaagatatatgtattttaaaaacttaaatgggattgcataaattttttttcaaaaaggttGTTGCAATTCATAGTTCCACAAGTAACATATGAAAGTACCACTTTTCTCACTTtagttaacattatttttattcattttaatttctgctaTCCTGATATATGAGAAAGGAAATGTCCTtctatttttgtgtttctgttcttattcacatgtgtgtatttgtgaCAGAGAAATTTtggcatcttttcattttatttattggttattttgatttcttcatcggTAAACTTGCTTATTCTTCTCATTTACTCATTCTTCTATTAGATTGTTTGcctttttaaatataatcttgTTATTTTACATTATAGACATAAATCTATGTCTTTCATATACATGGAACATATATTTCCAAACTAATTATATACCCTTTGACTCTATTGTTTTGCTATGCATTCAAGCTATCTATTTTACTGGCTTCCTTCTCTTGGACAACAATTTCTCTATTCCCTATGTTACATCATTGTCTTCTCATTACTTAGACAATACCTATGGTGTGGGGTAGGAGACTAACCTTATTTACTAATCCTTCCATACAGATAGCAAAGAGCGTCAGCATAACCCATTAAATCAGCTGTCCTTTTCCTACTGAACTGAAATATCATATTTGTTTCATGCTATGTTCCCATTTATACTGGGACTACTTCTgagttctctattctgtttcactgatcctCTGTCTTCTTCTTATGCCACTATCTTAATGTTTTTATTACTATGTCTCTACATTATTGTTCAACATCAACTAAGGTATTCTTGACTACTCAATGCTTATATTTTTCTTGGGCAGAATGAGAAGTTATTttcttccatatgaattttaatgAGTTCAAGCAATTCTAAAAACTGTAAGTTACCCATGTTAGATTGAAAAGGATTTGCACTTAAATTTGGTAAATGCAAATTTACCTATCAATTTAAgttaatctaattttaaaatatttaaagataattttgaaatatatatatataaaagtagatAAGTGAAGGTACAAATTAAGAACCACTAATTAAATGAGAAGCATGTCTTATACGTCGGTAACGTAACAATTATGACTCTTTTGTGAATTTTCCCtcacttattctttcattttagtgATTAGCTGGTCAGATATGGCAGAAGAAAATATGACTCTGGTGACGGGGTTTCTTCTCACAGGACTCACAGATCTCCCAGGGCTGCAGGTCCCCCTGTCCCTGTTGTTCCTGGTCATCTACCTCACCACCATGGCGGGCAACCTTGGACtgatttttctcatctggaaggACCCCCATCTTCACACCCCCATGTATTCATTCCTGGGCAGTTTAGCCTTTGCAGATGCTTGTTGTTCATCTTCCGTGACTCCCAAgatgtttataaattttttatcaAAGAATCATGTAATACCTCTCTTTGACTGTCTgacccaattttatttttttggttccaGTGCCACCACAGAATGTTTCCTCCTGGtggtgatggcctatgaccgctatgcaGCCATATGCAACCCTTTGCTTTATTCAGTAGTCATGTCCAACAGACTCTGTATTCAGTTTATAGGTGTTTCATATTTCGTTGGTTTTCTACATTCAGCCATTCATGTGGGTTTGTTATTCAGATTAACTTTCTGTAGGACCAATGTAATACATTATTTCTACTGTGAAATTTTACAACTGTTCAAAATTTCTTGCACTGATTCTACACTTAATACACTTCTGGTGTTTATCTTTTCAGCTTTTATACAAACTTCTACTTTTGTGACCATCATGGTCTCTTACACCTGTGTCCTCTTTGCCATCCTGAGAAAGAAGTCTGAAAAGGGCAGGAGCAAAGCCTTCTCCACATGCAGCGCCCaccttctctctgtctccttgtTCTATGGCACTCTCTTCTTCATGTATGTGCGTCCTGGGTCTGGCCCCTCTGAAGATCACagcaaaatatattctttattctaTACAACAATAATTCCTCTACTAAATCCTTTTATTTACAGCCTGAGAAACAAAGAGGTTATAAGTGCTTTGAGAAgaataatgaagaaatgaataGTTGCTGGACAGTTTTCaaactgtttgttttttactgtctTCTAAAAATGCCCCCTTTCCTAAAGATTTGCCATGGCTCTGCCATTTCATCAGAGAACTAGAGGTCAGCATGGTCTGTGAACTTCTGACTATTTTTTCCTTGGGTATGAGACCAGTGAAAGTTTGGTAACTTACCTATAAC is from Cervus canadensis isolate Bull #8, Minnesota chromosome 27, ASM1932006v1, whole genome shotgun sequence and encodes:
- the LOC122428838 gene encoding olfactory receptor 5AC1-like — translated: MAEENMTLVTGFLLTGLTDLPGLQVPLSLLFLVIYLTTMAGNLGLIFLIWKDPHLHTPMYSFLGSLAFADACCSSSVTPKMFINFLSKNHVIPLFDCLTQFYFFGSSATTECFLLVVMAYDRYAAICNPLLYSVVMSNRLCIQFIGVSYFVGFLHSAIHVGLLFRLTFCRTNVIHYFYCEILQLFKISCTDSTLNTLLVFIFSAFIQTSTFVTIMVSYTCVLFAILRKKSEKGRSKAFSTCSAHLLSVSLFYGTLFFMYVRPGSGPSEDHSKIYSLFYTTIIPLLNPFIYSLRNKEVISALRRIMKK